TTCCGGCATGTCGGAGAACCTGTCCAACAGCTTGAGGTTCTCATACTTAGCCTCAACCCCCGAAGCCTTCGCCGACCGGACGACGTCCTCTAGGTCCTCGCCTGCCTCGTGAATCGTTATCTTCTCGACCTTGGGCGGCAGATTCGACTGGATATATGAAATCGCGACCTTCTCGAGAGAGGGAGAATCCCCCCCCTTGCTTCTCTCAAGAACTGCTCGGTACTGGATATAGCGAGCCTCCGGGCTGAGGCACTTGCTGCCGGCCGCATCCTTCAGCGGCCCCTGCCAGTCGCTCCAGGACTCGTCAACCGTGGAGACGTCTCCGGACCTCGTGAAGAGCTGAACTTTCGCTCCCTTGGGGGCTAGCGACTCCCAGCTCACATTGCCCCAAGTGGCCCGAGACAGCGCGTCCTCAACCTTGGAGACGAGGCTGCCTTGGAGCATCATCTTGTAGGGCGATAACTCAAACAGATGTCCCACCTCCGACGTGCCAAGAGCGAAACCTCCGCCCGGCGCCGAACAGGCCGAGATGAACTTCGTGTCCTCTATCGACCGCAGAAGGTCCGCTTCTCCTTTCTTGTTCATCCGCACGACCACACCCAAATCCCCGCGGTAGCCGAAGATGAGCAAATCGCCCTCATACCAATCCATGCAGAAAAGCGAGCCACTAGTGCTGGAGAATATCGGCTCGCTGTGCCCGTCTGCGTAAATCCTGTAAACTGCGGATTTGGCGGCAGAGGGCATTGATGGCTTTCTCGCGGGCTTGGCCTTTGAGACGGCCTTGCGCTTGGACATCATCGCACTCATCGCGGCACGAAGGGAGCTCGGCATGGAGCTCACATCCGGAGGCTCCGGCACGCTCGGCGGCTCGGCAGCTGGTGCATCTGCCCCACCTTTGCCGCTCCCCATCGCCAACACGTAGAGCTCATTGCCATCAACGAGTATCGTTCTGATCTCCATCCCGCTTGCCTCGAGGCAAGCCTTGGGCTTCCCCGAACCGGAGAATGAATAGACAACGCCCGATGAAGTGCCTATCAAGAGCCTCTTGCTCGGCAGATCGAACGTCAGGGATGTGATATTAGGAGCTTCGAGGTCAAGAATCGCCTCACCTTTCCCAGGACCGGCTATCTTGAAGACCTTGCCATTGGGCCCGGTCCCAGCATATATCTCGCCATTCTGGCCCGAGGCAAGCGACCAAACGTATTTCTCGCCCGTCTCGAGGAGCTTCGTCGCAGACCCCGTCTTGCGGTCAACTTGAAACACGATGCCAGAAGGCCCCGTGCCAGCGTAAAGCCTGCCCTCTCCGTCCACCAGCACTGAGTGAATCTGCTGCTCGTCCGAGTCGAAAAGAATCTCCGGCTTCGCGCCCGGTCTCAGAACGTAGAGCCTGCCCTCGTCGCCGGTCCCCGCAAATATCGCCCCTGACTTGTCGGCCGCAACCGCCCAGACCTGAGATTCCTTGAGGTCGGCGGTCTTCTCGAGCGGAACCGAGAGGATTATCTTGCCGGCATCGGTCAGCGTAACTCCGTGCAGGTCGCAGCCGTCAAACTGATCCTTGCCCTCGGTTACAAACTCGTCCGAGGAAGTTCCGTAGGCGCAAACGCCCACAAGGACCAAACAGCAGGCCAAGAAAACAAATCGTATATGTCTAGAACTTGCGAAAGCCATCTCTGTTCTCCCAGGTTGAAACAAGGTTTGGCCAACTAACCTGACTATAGCTTTCTCGGCTTAATCTGTATCCCGAGATTCTTCTTACCGCTTAGGTTGAAATCGCTCTCAAGCGCAAGCCTTGTCAAGACTTCAAAGTTGGCATTGTCGCGCGTCTCACTCGAGGCCGCCGACGAAAGGACGTCGCGTGCAGAGATAGGCAGGTCTGGTAGAACCTCACGCCCTCGCATTGCCACAAGCCTCCTCCTTGCAAGGACAACTAAGAGCTGTCTGTGGTTCGGCGCCTCGAGCAACATGTCAACCACGTCGTTGTAGCTCTTGGGTTGGAACTTCGCTTTGGCGCGCACGCTCTCCCACATCTGGTAAGCATCCGCTCCGAACACCATCAGCTCCGCAGACCCAGGCTGGCACGACTTCGGTATCGGGATCTGAAACCTCAGCGTCTTCTCCTTTTGTGCATGAGGTAGAACGCAGACGCTAAGCCCAACGCTCTCGCCCGGCCGCACACGCTTCTTATCAACGTCTATGGAGAGAATATCCGCGACGTCGATCGATTGACTAACCTTGAGCTTTATCTGAACCTTGTCGAGCCGGACATCCTCGAAACCATTGTCAATGACCGCAGCGAATGTCTCCCCCATATACCCCATGAACTGCCTGTAACTGTACTGAGGCATAGAAAGCGAATCCCTGATGCGCACCGGCTCATGCTCATTGACGTCCATCAGAATGTCCCAATCGACCGTCATCTCGCCCGACTCATGCTGGAACGCATAGATGCTGTAGTGTGCCACAAGCCCCAAGAGCAGTGGCGTGAAGTATTTGTCTCTTATCATCTCGAAATGAAACTCGCGCGTCCTGCCAGACTGGGCCCCCGTCAGCCACAGGTCTACCGGCAGCGTGTCCGCCCTACCCCCTATCTTGCCAGCAACAGCAGGATACCTATCCTGTGTTATCACGCCGAGAGGTTGAGAACTGGAAGAGATCTTGAAGCTGTATCTGTAACTCGGGAAGCCTGTATGGATGATACCGCTGCACATCGGATAGCTCACGCTTCCGCCACCGAAGCTCGGATGTCCGTAAGCGAGTAAGACGTCTCCGTCCCTGTAAGTCAGCGTTCCCATCCCCGATAAATCAAGGTCGCCCGTGACCAGCGACTCGCCAAGCGGACAGCCCGGCTTAAGCTGCTCCGGGTCGATATGAATGGGGCTTCGCGAACTCGCCTCAACAGACGTAAGGCCTAGCTCGCCGGCCACATTGTTCAGGCCCGCGGAACTCGACACAAAAGATAGCGGAATGGGCCTCAGTCGCACTCCGGCCAATCGCGAGAGCAGTGGATTACTGGAGGCTGCGGACTCCGAGACGATAAGCTCGGACTCGCCTTGACCCATATCTTTCAACGGCCGCAATTTGATGGGCAGCCTGAATCGCCCGTTCTCGTCCAGGTAGGGCTTCATCCCGGCGGACTCTTTTGCGAAAACGCCGCCTGCGCCGTGCGTCCCATGCTGCACGACAGGCGCCTTGAGCACTGTCAGCATCTCCTCTATTGGCGTGATCCCGCCTATCGGCTCCTTCTCGGCCATCCAGCCATACGATAACGCGCCGATCAGCTTGTCATCTATGTAGCATGGACTCCCGCTCATCCCCGCTAAGATGCCAAATCTCTTGAACGTCTTGTCCGTTCCTGTAAATAGAATCCGGTTCGCTCTCGGAGCAACGCCCCAAATGACGCCGAGTATCTCGATCTGTAGGCGCTCGGGCTCAAAGCCCTTTAGCGTCGTGAGGCAATACCCAGTCATGCCGGGCTTGATCTCGGATAGCGGCATGATCTCGACGCTCGCCGCAAACACGCTCGTTGCGAGCAGCCATGCCCACCAAAAGGCGCAGATGAAAACCACTGACCCCAATCTACGTCCAAGAGACATCTAAAGCTGGGCCTCCTTACTTCTTGATGCCTCCTGATGAGACACAGCGGCAGAACTCAACTCCGAGGCACGCCCCGAACCATTGCTCGCAAACAGCTTCGCCTGAGCATGAGCGTCGTGCCTGGCCTCGGAATGTCCTCCAAAGAACCAGTGCCAGGCAATGGTGATGCCGCTCTTTATGAACTTGACTAGCACGTCCCAACTGCGGATCTGCCCGAGATAGGAGATAACGGTCTTGGGCCTTATGTAAAACCGCCGGAGCGCATTGTTGTAAGCCTTGTCCAGCTCCTCGGCGGTCCACCCATGCGGAATGAAGACTACTTTGTGTTTGTTCATATCGTGCCAGCCGCCAACCACCTCACCATATTGCTCTATGTTCTCGCTGATCGGCGTGCCGGGGAACGGCACGAACAGGTGAATCTGGAAATCATCCACGTATTCTCTGAGCGCAAACCGCACCGTCTCCTCCAACTCATCCTTGGTCTGGGTCGGTAGCCCCGCTATGAAATACCCCCTAGTCCTTATCCCGGCCTTGTGAGTAGCGTGCAGCGCGCGCCGCACCTTCTCCAGATTAGTCCCCTTCTTAACAAACTCCAGCAACCGAACCGATGCCGCCTCAAGTCCGTAAGATATCTGCCAACAACCAGCCCTCTTGGCAAGAACCAACATCTCATCGTTCACGAGGTCCACACGCGAGACGCAAGTCCAGGTAATATCCATCTTCTCGCGAATTATGCCCTCGCATAGCCCGTAGAACCTATCCTTCGAGAACGTCATGTTGTCATCGTAGAACTTTATCTCACGGATGCCGTAGTCCCGAATGAGCCGCCTGATCGCCTCCAAGACATAGTCAGCGCTGAAGAACCTAATCCTGTTGCCGAAGACGTTCTTGGAACAGAATGTGCACCGGGCTGGACAGCCACGCGTTGTGTAGAGCGCTGCGACAGGCAAGCGCCCAAAAGAGTGAACCGGCGGCGTGTATATGTCGGGGAAGTGTTCCAAAAGGTCCCAGGCCTGAAACGGAAGATGGTCGAGATCTTCAAGGTATTCACGCGGAGGCGTTCGATGAGTCCCCTGCTCGCCGCGCAAGATCAGTCCGTTGACGCTCTCGAACGTCCGCTCCCCCCGGAACGCCTGCATCAGCTCCAGGACAGTTACCTCGCCCTCTCCGATCGAGCCCACGTCAAACTCCGGATAGCGACTCATTGTCTCCTCTGGGACGGCTGAGAGGTGCGGGCCACCGATCGCCAACTTCACGCGGCTGTCCGCCGCCTTGATGCCCGCCGCGAACCTTGCAGCGTTGCTTATCGAGAGCGTAACTGCCGTTACGCCAACAACGCTGGGCCTGTGCGACAAGGCCTTCTCGATCGCTTGCTCATAAGAAAGACCCAACGCCTCGGCATCGACAATGGCTGTCTTTATACCAGCCTGCCTCGTTACGGCGGCGAGATTCAGAAGACCCAGCGGAGCGACGTTATTGCTCGTCTGTTGGAGGTAGCAGTACTGCTCCCAAGACGTTAGAGGCGGATTGACTAGAACCAGCTCAGCCACGGCTCAACCTCGGAAACGCCAAAAAAAGAATGACTGCCAATTGCTGCCTATGATTAATGATAGATTCTCTCCCGGTCCCGCTCCTCCGTGTGCGACAAATCCCGGGGCACACCACTGGGGCGAGCGCTGAGCATGCCCTCTCTTCGAGCATTGTCAATTAGAATGTCCACGCCGTTGACATAGGTGAAGTTCTTGAGCATGTCAAAAATCTTGAATCCATTTCTGCGACAAAGAACCAAATATCTGAAAAAATTAACAAAAAACCGCTGCTTCTGATACCACAACTGCAAGAAAACCTTCCGAAGCGTCATCACCGTCAGCACTCGCGTCTGGAACCACCCAATCGTCAACGGACCGATGTAAGGAGTTGTGATGAATGAGGTCCGAGTAATGTCCACAACCTCCTTTGCCCACCTATTGCTCATCTTGCCGCCAAACTCCCGAAGCTTGTCAACTGCCTTTGTGCCCGGAAGCGGCTTCCAAACGTGGAAAACTGTTGTCTCAGCCTTGACCGAACGAGCCATCAACTTTGTCCTCCTCAGGCTTCTGCGAGTCTCGCCCGGGGCGCCCACGCAGAAATATGTCGTCGGAGACAGGTTATACTTACGGCATAGATGGGCGGCGTAATCGATCTGCTCGGCCGACAGTCCCTTCTCATACACTTTGTTCCGAATGAACTCGTCTCCGCTCTCGATGCCCGTTCTAATCTTCAGGCAGCCAGTCTCATGAAGCAGCCTCGCCTTCTCCTCGTCCAGCTCATCTATGCGAGAGTAGATCGAGTAAGGCAGCTTCCCAACCAGGTCGAGCTTCTCGTATTCCTCAAGAAACTTGCGCATCCACTCGCGGTTGATCGTAAACACCGGGTCCCACATCCAGGCTATCTTGAAGTATGGGCCCCGCCACTGGTCCCAAGCCTCGCGAACCTGCCGTGCATACACCACCGGGTCGAGGAACCTGATCCCAACGCCTACCCGTTCTCTCACGATCGTCGCCGAGCAATACGTGCACCCGTGGGGGCAGTTCCGCTGGCCAATGAAGGGGAACATCTGAAATACCTGAAGATGCTTGTCAAAATCGCTCCAGAACTTCCAGTCAGGCGCCGGCAGATCGGCAAGATTCTTAACCGCTGGCCTTGTGGGATTCTCGACGATTGTGTCCCCGTCCCTGAACCACACCCCCTTCAGGCCCTCCAGACTCCTCCGCTCCTCGAGCCTGTCGAGATACTCCTCGGTCGCGTATTCCCCATCACCGATGCAAATCGCATCAATGTCGAGCTCCTCAAACACCTTGCCCTGCGTAATCGTCGCGTGGTGCCCACCGCTGATGATCTTGACGCCCGGGTCGATCTTCCTGATCTCGCTCACTATCTCCCGCGCCGAAAAGCCGTGCGTGCTCAAAAGCGTTATGCCAATCACATCAGGACTGAACCTCAACATCTCCCGCCTGAGCCGCTCACGCCATCTGTTACGGCAGAATGAGAAGTCCAGAATCCTCGCCTGGTGCCGAGTGCGCTTCACAAGGTAGGTCGCTATCGACGCCAGACCAATGTTTATCGTAAAATACTCACCGCCGGTGGACGGGGTCACGAAAAGTATCCGCATTCTTCCCTCACCTGCCAGTTATATAACTCGCTGCAAAGTTACGGTCCTCAGTAGAAAAACTCCCAACCTCCTCGCGCCGAATTGCACTCCCTGTACGATACTGTTCTGCCACGTGCTGTCAAGTAAGCTTGCAGGAGGAGTTTTCGTAATCGTGCCCGGGCCTGCTCAACTGACGCCGTCCTTCCTGCATCCCCGGAAGGGGATTAAGTTGAATAGCCGTAGGCGCCGGCCGCAGGCCCAGCCTACGGACAGGTGGCGCCAAACCTCCTGAAAGGCGACCCCAACGGGGTCGAACGATGTCGTTGATCTGTCCATTTGTTCGACCCCGTTGGGGTCGCCAAGACAGAATTGGATGCGCCCTTAACCCCACGTTGCACATGGGGCTACTCACATTCAGCCCCGTTGGGGCTGGCGGCGTCCAGCTCACCGATTCCAGTTCTCGCACGCCCAAATCACCGCCTTGCGGCCTGCAACTCAACACTCCTCTCCCCAAAAATACGAAAACTCCTGAGCTTGCAGCCCCCGAGAAATCAAATTGCCTATGTGGGCGAGGCCCGTTTGGG
The bacterium DNA segment above includes these coding regions:
- a CDS encoding SpoIVB peptidase S55 domain-containing protein translates to MSLGRRLGSVVFICAFWWAWLLATSVFAASVEIMPLSEIKPGMTGYCLTTLKGFEPERLQIEILGVIWGVAPRANRILFTGTDKTFKRFGILAGMSGSPCYIDDKLIGALSYGWMAEKEPIGGITPIEEMLTVLKAPVVQHGTHGAGGVFAKESAGMKPYLDENGRFRLPIKLRPLKDMGQGESELIVSESAASSNPLLSRLAGVRLRPIPLSFVSSSAGLNNVAGELGLTSVEASSRSPIHIDPEQLKPGCPLGESLVTGDLDLSGMGTLTYRDGDVLLAYGHPSFGGGSVSYPMCSGIIHTGFPSYRYSFKISSSSQPLGVITQDRYPAVAGKIGGRADTLPVDLWLTGAQSGRTREFHFEMIRDKYFTPLLLGLVAHYSIYAFQHESGEMTVDWDILMDVNEHEPVRIRDSLSMPQYSYRQFMGYMGETFAAVIDNGFEDVRLDKVQIKLKVSQSIDVADILSIDVDKKRVRPGESVGLSVCVLPHAQKEKTLRFQIPIPKSCQPGSAELMVFGADAYQMWESVRAKAKFQPKSYNDVVDMLLEAPNHRQLLVVLARRRLVAMRGREVLPDLPISARDVLSSAASSETRDNANFEVLTRLALESDFNLSGKKNLGIQIKPRKL
- a CDS encoding radical SAM protein; protein product: MRILFVTPSTGGEYFTINIGLASIATYLVKRTRHQARILDFSFCRNRWRERLRREMLRFSPDVIGITLLSTHGFSAREIVSEIRKIDPGVKIISGGHHATITQGKVFEELDIDAICIGDGEYATEEYLDRLEERRSLEGLKGVWFRDGDTIVENPTRPAVKNLADLPAPDWKFWSDFDKHLQVFQMFPFIGQRNCPHGCTYCSATIVRERVGVGIRFLDPVVYARQVREAWDQWRGPYFKIAWMWDPVFTINREWMRKFLEEYEKLDLVGKLPYSIYSRIDELDEEKARLLHETGCLKIRTGIESGDEFIRNKVYEKGLSAEQIDYAAHLCRKYNLSPTTYFCVGAPGETRRSLRRTKLMARSVKAETTVFHVWKPLPGTKAVDKLREFGGKMSNRWAKEVVDITRTSFITTPYIGPLTIGWFQTRVLTVMTLRKVFLQLWYQKQRFFVNFFRYLVLCRRNGFKIFDMLKNFTYVNGVDILIDNARREGMLSARPSGVPRDLSHTEERDRERIYH
- a CDS encoding radical SAM protein, translated to MAELVLVNPPLTSWEQYCYLQQTSNNVAPLGLLNLAAVTRQAGIKTAIVDAEALGLSYEQAIEKALSHRPSVVGVTAVTLSISNAARFAAGIKAADSRVKLAIGGPHLSAVPEETMSRYPEFDVGSIGEGEVTVLELMQAFRGERTFESVNGLILRGEQGTHRTPPREYLEDLDHLPFQAWDLLEHFPDIYTPPVHSFGRLPVAALYTTRGCPARCTFCSKNVFGNRIRFFSADYVLEAIRRLIRDYGIREIKFYDDNMTFSKDRFYGLCEGIIREKMDITWTCVSRVDLVNDEMLVLAKRAGCWQISYGLEAASVRLLEFVKKGTNLEKVRRALHATHKAGIRTRGYFIAGLPTQTKDELEETVRFALREYVDDFQIHLFVPFPGTPISENIEQYGEVVGGWHDMNKHKVVFIPHGWTAEELDKAYNNALRRFYIRPKTVISYLGQIRSWDVLVKFIKSGITIAWHWFFGGHSEARHDAHAQAKLFASNGSGRASELSSAAVSHQEASRSKEAQL